The following coding sequences are from one Polynucleobacter sp. JS-JIR-II-50 window:
- a CDS encoding transglycosylase SLT domain-containing protein translates to MRMMYAVVVITALLSGCASTGDWSSDTPTKANSKASRVARVNLKNQSVSKVYAPSDNLWIRIRDGFQMEPMNSPLEIEQVRWLAARPDYVNRSMTRSSRYLFYIVQEVNARNMPTEIALLPFVESAFVTNAKSNAKAVGLWQFMPATGKDFRLTQNVFRDERRDVVQSTDAALDYLQRLNNQFGSWELALAAYNWGAGNITKAQKRNAAAGLPIDYESLTLPRETRNYVPKLMAYRQIVLDPQAYGIVLPELENHPYFVAVDVGSDIDVALVIKLAEIPADEFHSLNPSFNKPVILSNANQQILLPFAHAEIFQDNLKLYPKPLSSWTAVQVSKTESVDQAAKTLGVDVDTLREVNGIPRGMRIRAGSTVLIPKTSRRPGDVSTAMAENASLSLEKPAPPAPKCPKPAKGAKGTKSSKCVAPSNTKTGDKGTSKGNSSGKNAASQHKSASTGLAKSAKNGSSPASASSNASKGVSKSQ, encoded by the coding sequence ATGCGAATGATGTATGCAGTAGTGGTGATTACTGCTTTGTTGAGTGGTTGCGCTAGCACTGGCGATTGGTCTTCCGATACGCCAACTAAAGCGAATTCAAAGGCTTCCAGGGTCGCAAGGGTTAACCTCAAAAATCAATCCGTTAGCAAGGTTTATGCGCCTTCTGACAACCTGTGGATACGCATTCGTGATGGCTTTCAAATGGAGCCCATGAATTCCCCCCTAGAGATTGAACAGGTTCGCTGGCTGGCGGCAAGACCGGACTATGTGAATCGCTCGATGACGCGTTCTTCACGGTATTTGTTTTACATTGTTCAGGAAGTGAATGCGCGCAATATGCCTACCGAAATTGCACTTCTTCCATTTGTTGAAAGTGCTTTTGTAACCAATGCAAAGTCAAATGCAAAGGCTGTGGGTCTATGGCAATTTATGCCAGCTACTGGCAAAGACTTTCGACTCACGCAAAACGTATTTAGGGATGAGCGTCGAGATGTTGTCCAGTCTACGGATGCGGCTTTAGATTACTTGCAACGTTTGAATAATCAATTTGGGAGTTGGGAATTAGCGCTTGCAGCTTATAACTGGGGTGCCGGCAACATTACGAAAGCGCAAAAGCGTAATGCCGCTGCAGGCTTGCCTATAGATTATGAGAGCTTGACCTTACCGCGCGAAACTAGAAATTACGTTCCTAAATTAATGGCGTATCGTCAAATTGTGTTGGATCCACAGGCATATGGCATTGTGCTTCCTGAGTTAGAAAATCACCCCTATTTTGTTGCAGTTGATGTGGGTAGCGATATCGACGTTGCCCTGGTTATTAAATTAGCCGAAATACCAGCGGATGAATTCCATAGCCTGAATCCGTCTTTTAATAAGCCGGTTATTTTGAGTAATGCTAACCAGCAAATTCTTTTGCCGTTTGCGCATGCTGAGATCTTTCAAGATAACCTCAAGCTATACCCTAAACCTCTTTCGTCGTGGACTGCGGTTCAAGTATCTAAAACAGAAAGTGTTGATCAGGCTGCTAAAACATTGGGTGTGGATGTAGATACTCTGCGCGAGGTCAACGGTATTCCAAGGGGAATGCGTATACGTGCGGGCTCTACCGTGCTGATTCCCAAAACCAGTCGTAGACCGGGCGATGTTTCAACTGCTATGGCTGAAAATGCTAGCCTCAGCTTAGAAAAGCCAGCTCCACCTGCGCCTAAATGCCCCAAACCAGCAAAGGGTGCAAAAGGGACTAAATCAAGTAAATGTGTAGCACCCAGCAACACCAAAACAGGAGATAAGGGCACCTCTAAGGGTAATTCTTCTGGAAAAAATGCTGCATCTCAGCATAAATCCGCATCGACAGGGCTTGCAAAATCTGCGAAAAATGGTAGTTCACCTGCCTCAGCCAGCAGCAACGCTAGTAAAGGGGTGAGCAAGAGCCAGTAA
- the gloB gene encoding hydroxyacylglutathione hydrolase, with translation MDKNTLLQVWPIPAFDDNYIWCIHDGSSALVVDPGDSAPVLEYLSSNHLTLKGILITHHHADHTGGILNLLQSLGADLPVYGPVGDNIPGRTNVVMQDDKFEIASPRISLKVLEVPGHTLSHIAYFANMQANVVEPMLFCGDTLFASGCGRLFEGTPTQMTESLAKFAALPKNTLVYCTHEYTLSNIRFALAVEPNNLNLLSWAEQAKSLREQGLPTLPTTIGQELQVNPFMRCDQAEVIAMAKEVSGQTSLPTPAHALAVIRGWKDRF, from the coding sequence ATGGATAAGAATACTTTATTGCAGGTTTGGCCCATTCCGGCTTTTGATGATAACTATATCTGGTGTATTCACGATGGCAGCTCTGCTTTAGTGGTCGATCCTGGTGATTCAGCACCAGTTTTGGAGTACCTGAGCTCTAATCATTTGACCCTCAAGGGCATTCTCATAACCCATCATCATGCTGATCACACAGGCGGCATTCTTAATTTATTACAAAGCTTGGGTGCGGATCTACCTGTTTATGGCCCAGTTGGTGACAATATTCCAGGCCGTACCAATGTCGTAATGCAGGACGATAAATTTGAAATTGCCTCCCCACGCATTAGCTTGAAAGTTCTCGAAGTTCCTGGGCATACCTTAAGTCACATTGCTTATTTTGCAAACATGCAAGCAAATGTTGTTGAACCAATGCTTTTTTGTGGTGATACCTTATTTGCCTCTGGCTGCGGAAGATTATTCGAGGGGACACCAACTCAAATGACGGAGTCGCTGGCTAAGTTTGCCGCACTGCCAAAAAATACTTTGGTTTATTGCACCCATGAGTACACCTTATCGAATATTCGTTTTGCTTTAGCGGTAGAGCCTAACAACCTCAATCTACTTTCATGGGCAGAGCAGGCTAAATCTCTGCGAGAGCAAGGTTTGCCAACACTGCCAACGACTATTGGGCAAGAACTCCAGGTAAATCCTTTCATGCGTTGCGATCAAGCCGAAGTCATTGCAATGGCTAAAGAGGTTTCAGGCCAGACATCATTGCCAACGCCTGCACATGCATTGGCAGTCATTCGCGGCTGGAAAGATCGCTTCTAA
- a CDS encoding class I SAM-dependent methyltransferase, which yields MIPTPPIPSQTLAPPWSSWEKWLQSPPGRYVLAWEQRCFDQIVTDVFGFHALQIGLPQINALGENRMPLHAILIHSNDSRSQASNYNWHLIQGDSTDLPFASDSLDLIVLPHVLEFATDPHQILREVDRVLRPEGRLIISGFNPASLWGARQYLSRLVGTPYLPRDGQFISLIRIKDWLELLNFSLDRGHFGCYKLPLQGEAVMGKMNFLEKMGNRWWPIFGAVFLVSAIKRQQGIRLIGPASLVRIPAIKQLSPAAERSNLQKSLKNENSK from the coding sequence ATGATACCAACCCCACCCATACCCTCTCAGACACTTGCACCTCCCTGGAGCTCATGGGAAAAATGGCTCCAATCCCCTCCAGGACGCTATGTCCTAGCCTGGGAGCAACGGTGTTTTGACCAAATTGTTACCGATGTCTTTGGCTTTCATGCGCTGCAAATAGGTCTACCCCAGATTAACGCGCTAGGTGAAAATCGTATGCCTCTGCATGCCATCCTCATTCACTCTAACGATAGCCGCTCTCAAGCAAGTAATTACAACTGGCATTTAATTCAAGGTGACTCCACAGACCTCCCCTTTGCCAGTGACAGCCTAGATCTGATTGTGCTGCCGCATGTTTTAGAATTTGCTACAGACCCCCATCAAATATTGCGGGAGGTCGATCGAGTGCTTCGACCCGAAGGTCGTTTAATTATTTCCGGCTTCAACCCAGCAAGCCTCTGGGGTGCCAGACAATATCTGAGCAGATTGGTAGGTACTCCCTACCTGCCTAGAGATGGTCAATTTATTAGCCTCATCCGCATAAAAGATTGGCTGGAGTTGCTTAACTTTTCGCTAGACCGCGGTCACTTTGGTTGCTATAAACTTCCCTTGCAAGGCGAAGCGGTTATGGGCAAGATGAATTTTCTTGAAAAAATGGGGAACCGATGGTGGCCCATATTTGGGGCTGTTTTTTTAGTTTCAGCTATTAAACGCCAACAAGGAATACGCCTCATTGGCCCGGCATCACTTGTCCGCATACCAGCCATTAAGCAGCTAAGTCCTGCCGCCGAGAGAAGCAATCTGCAAAAAAGCCTCAAAAACGAGAATTCCAAGTAA
- the rnhA gene encoding ribonuclease HI, with product MPHSKSHPQHPHIVIYTDGACKGNPGPGGWGAVLRSGGHEKHIHGGEKLTTNNRMEICAVIFALKALKQRSTVELWTDSQYVQKGVTEWLEGWKKRGWKTASKDPVKNADLWQELDTLLPGHQISWHWVRGHNGHPGNELADQLANKGVEEFLP from the coding sequence ATGCCGCATTCGAAATCCCATCCTCAGCACCCTCACATCGTGATTTACACGGATGGCGCCTGTAAAGGCAATCCTGGGCCTGGAGGCTGGGGGGCTGTTTTGCGATCAGGCGGCCATGAAAAGCATATTCATGGCGGTGAAAAGCTCACAACCAACAACCGCATGGAAATATGTGCCGTTATTTTTGCCCTAAAAGCACTCAAACAACGCAGTACCGTTGAGCTATGGACGGACTCTCAATATGTCCAGAAAGGGGTTACGGAATGGCTTGAGGGCTGGAAAAAGCGAGGTTGGAAAACCGCCAGCAAGGATCCAGTGAAGAATGCGGATCTCTGGCAAGAGCTTGATACCCTGCTCCCCGGGCATCAGATCTCCTGGCACTGGGTTAGGGGACACAATGGACACCCTGGAAATGAGTTGGCCGACCAGCTAGCCAATAAGGGTGTTGAGGAGTTTTTGCCATAG
- a CDS encoding efflux RND transporter periplasmic adaptor subunit, whose product MSKIESSLDKAVVKLVQYKSSGKARLCALWQQHSPRLNQLKQLDYLTVKSFVVKFKWRILLVLIILYACTKTYDYFFPASEKSGGPVTITSVVVEKKDVPLIIEATGTIVSNSIVDIRPMVTNTVAKIEVKDGQEVKAGDLLFTLDDRNDKANYEKLKALADDAQKQYLRAKELVAKNFISKAALETTLANAKSAQAAARSAEVQLSFDYIKSPIDGRAGIVNVFPGSLVQASNIVSTATSSTATSSVGSMVTITQLNPINVQFVVPEKDIPIMLENQLDGEAMTVKVVVGDSGKKTYEGKVLVIDNQVDPSIAAVRVKAQIPNDDKTLLPGQFARVSLVANTLKDALAIPSQAVVINARGKMVYVVDKDGKAVAKPIKVVYEYLGSTVVTGIDAGDRVVVEGKQNLRPGGKVREAKNPSPAAPASSTPPATPSVQDKK is encoded by the coding sequence GTGTCAAAAATAGAATCCTCACTCGACAAGGCTGTTGTCAAACTCGTGCAATACAAAAGCAGCGGCAAAGCCCGCTTATGCGCACTTTGGCAACAACACTCTCCTCGATTAAATCAACTTAAGCAGCTGGACTACCTAACCGTTAAATCATTTGTAGTGAAATTCAAATGGCGCATCTTATTGGTGCTGATTATTCTCTATGCGTGCACTAAGACTTACGATTATTTCTTCCCCGCCTCTGAAAAATCAGGTGGTCCGGTAACCATTACCTCTGTTGTAGTAGAGAAGAAAGATGTTCCTCTCATCATCGAGGCCACTGGCACGATCGTATCGAACAGTATTGTTGATATTCGTCCAATGGTTACCAATACCGTAGCTAAGATTGAAGTTAAAGATGGTCAAGAAGTCAAGGCCGGCGATTTGCTGTTTACTTTAGATGACCGCAACGACAAGGCTAACTATGAAAAGCTTAAAGCCCTTGCCGATGATGCCCAAAAGCAATACCTCAGAGCCAAGGAGCTTGTTGCGAAGAACTTTATCTCAAAAGCAGCCTTAGAGACTACCTTAGCCAACGCCAAGTCTGCACAAGCAGCCGCCCGTTCCGCAGAAGTGCAGCTATCCTTTGATTACATCAAGTCACCTATTGACGGTCGCGCTGGAATTGTGAATGTGTTTCCGGGTTCACTAGTTCAAGCCAGCAACATTGTTTCAACTGCGACCAGCTCTACCGCCACTTCAAGCGTAGGCTCTATGGTCACCATTACCCAATTGAACCCAATTAATGTTCAGTTTGTTGTTCCTGAAAAGGATATCCCCATCATGCTTGAGAATCAGCTTGATGGAGAAGCAATGACCGTCAAAGTTGTAGTTGGCGATAGTGGTAAAAAGACATACGAAGGAAAAGTCTTGGTGATTGATAACCAAGTAGATCCATCGATCGCAGCAGTCCGCGTTAAAGCCCAGATTCCCAATGATGACAAAACCTTATTGCCCGGTCAGTTTGCTCGCGTATCATTAGTTGCAAACACTTTAAAGGATGCTTTGGCAATTCCTTCGCAGGCTGTAGTTATTAATGCCCGCGGGAAAATGGTTTATGTCGTTGATAAGGATGGCAAAGCTGTGGCCAAACCGATCAAAGTGGTTTATGAATATCTAGGCTCAACCGTTGTAACCGGTATTGATGCTGGTGATCGAGTGGTGGTGGAGGGTAAGCAAAACTTGCGCCCTGGTGGCAAAGTTCGGGAAGCGAAGAATCCATCACCTGCAGCCCCAGCAAGCTCGACCCCTCCAGCAACTCCTTCAGTCCAAGATAAGAAATGA